The DNA region tcaaaaccctaggtataaaaggaaattttggcacagtgaacagtgagctcgcgctactgttcatcgtgccagttTCTTGACTGCGCGAACGTAGCTCCCTCTCTGCTCCCAGATCTTTGAATCAAGCTGTCATCATCGGCGTGGAGTTCCTCAGCTTCCAGCGACCAGTTTCCGATCTTCGGCGCATCTCCAGCGAGCATTTTTGCAGGTGAAGCACTGTAGCTGTGGGGCGCGATTTCTTCCTCATCCCAGCGGCGTTTCTCTGGGTTGAGTTCCATTTCCTGTACAGAACCATCGACGGTGGTCCTCCGGTGATTTTGAACCATTTCTGACAGCACTTAAACGTTCCTAGCTCCATTTATCAGCTCGCGTCTCCAGTTCCAGAGAACCCAGCAGGCGCAACAGTGAACAACTTCAAAATCTGATATCGCTGATGATTTATGAGCTGATACAAGTGAATCTGAGTTTGTCTTGAGCTTGAGGACACCATCTGACTtctgttggagtgttctctgcagattccttgtgtgacggcaaggagaagacaAGTTTGGTTCGAGATTTGAGTTGTAGGGATGTTAGGTTTTCTTTGCAGTTTGTTTCTAGCTTAGGTTTTCTTGTTTTTACACTTTGTTTCTGAATCTGATAGTTCATAGCTTAGATTTATTTGTAGTTTCATTTTCTGCATGAATATGATCTGTCTAGTTCTGTTTTGATTCTGTTTTTGTGCAGCAGTACTGCTGTAATTCGGTTTCCTTCGTTTGTGATTGGTGAATTCTGTTAGAGCCAATTGTTAGCTATTAAGTTAGTTAGTTTATTATCTGAATTAATGTCTTTTGTATTTGGTAAGATGAAGAGTGAAGTTTTGTCAAATTTCTGTTCTGAAATGCCCTAAGCTGAATTTCTGCATCCGGTTCCAGTAGGAAGGTTCAGCTGGTTGGGAAGATTTAGTTTAGTATCAATTTCTGGGAGCTTAGAATTAGAACTCTAGTTTGCTTTGGATACGTTCAAAATTAATAAGGTTTGATTGTAGTAATTAGGTTGAATTCCATTTAGTGCAAGTATGTGTTAAGTGTTTGAATTCTGGTTTGTTTTAAGACATTACTGTAGTAGGAAATAGTTATGTCAGCAAGTTTAATTTTGTTCTCATTTTACCTTTTGATCCCAAACCCCATTCTATATCTAGAAAACCCAAAAAGATGTGTTCCAAATCTGAAGCAACACGATGCTAGCATAATCCTCGGAAAATTCGACTCGGGCCTTATACTAAAACATTGCTTTGTGTAGTTGTGAGTTTTCGATctgaacattaatttgggagttaaTTTGTGACATCAATTTGAATAgctaccaaattttggcgccattgccggggacCAATTAAACTTTGCTagaattgtttgtttgttttggattGTGAATAATTTTATCAGCTTTAGTTTGCTGATTTTTTCTGATTTTATTGACTATATACTGAATTTTGATTGTTTATTGGCTTGCATGACTAGGTCTTCCTTTGCAACATTACTTGAACTTGACCCGGAGATTGAGAGAACCTTTTGGGCTTTAAGGAGACAAGTTAGGTCAGCAACAACTTGTGAGAGCAGAATTTCAGAGATGGATAATCAAATAACAGAAGGGGGTCGAACTATGAAAGAGCTTGTAGCTCCAGATGTGGCTTATAAGTACTCATGCATCACGTATCCAGATTTGGCAGGAGATTTTGAACTCAGATCAAGACTTATTCATCTGCTTCCCAAATTTCAAGGCTTATCAGGAGAGGATCCCAACTGCCATCTACATGAATTCCATGTGGTTTGTTCAACCATGAAGCCACAAGAGATTTCAGAAGAAGACATTAAGTTGAGGGATTTTCCATTCTCTTTGACGGGAGCAGCTAAAGACTGGTTATATTGCCTTCCAGCTGGATACATTACAagttggattgatatgaagaaaGCATTTTTGGAGAAATTTTTCCCAACTTCTAGGACTGCAACAATCAGGAAGAGTATTTGTGGTATTCAACAAGTAGTGGGAGAGACTCTTTATGATTATTGGGAGAGATTCAAGAAGCTGTGTTCGAGTTGTCCACAACATCAAATTAGTGACCAACTTCTTGTTTAATATTTTTATGCGGGTTTACTTCCCATGGATAGGAGCATGATAGATGCAGCAGTTGGAGGAGTCTTAGTGAATAAGACTCCAAATCAAGCAAGAGAGCTAATTTCAAATATGGCGGAAAACTCACAGCAATTTGGGAGTAGAGCTCTTGGTACTAGAGTGGTTAATGAAACTCATTTAGTTTCGACTGAGCAACAAGAAATTAGAAACAATTTACAAGAATTGACCTCTCTAGTGAAGCAAATGGCTTTACAAAATTCGTGTCATGTTTCAAATTTTCCTTTACCAATGATGAAGTTGTGTGGAATTTGTTCAAGCCAAAATCACTCTTCGGATCATTGTCCTAATCTACATCAAGATGAATCCGTTGCAGCCATTTCAAGACCTCAATTTCAGCAACACAAATATGATCCCAACTCTTCAACTTATAATCGGGATGGAGGGATCACCCTAATTTGAGGTATATGAATGCATTTTATTAGCAACAACCACAAGGGCAGATTCATCATCCATATTATTAGCATCAACAGAATCAGCATCATTACCAGAATCATCCAGCACAGCAATTTCAGCAACAACAGCGGCCATAATCTCAGCAAAActtcagccaaaatcagcaatttCAACCATTCCAAAATTTCTAGCATTCAAATGTTGCAAGTCAGCCACAATTTCAGAACTCACAGAATCAACAAACACATTTCCAGCATGTTCAGCAACTTGTGCAGAATTTCCAGCAGCCAAGTAATGCAAATCAGCACCAATTTCAGCTTGCACTGCCTTCTTCTACAAGCCCAAGATCAATGCAACCTCAGCAAAACTTTAGCAGCTCAAAAATTGAGGATTTGATGCAACAAGTGCTTCAACAGCAACAACAAATGATGCAACAGCAGCAACATCAGCAGAGGACTGATACAACACTGCAAAACATTGAAAGGCAGATTGGGCAGCTGGCTAGTAACATTAATCAGATGCAAAATCAAGGATTTGGACAATTGCCTTCACAACTGACTCCAAATCCTAAAGGAAATGTGAGTGCATTAACTCTTCGAAGTGGTAAAACAATTTCAGACCCAAATCCGAATTTTTCAGCTGGATCACAGCAAAGCTTACCCAGGACAGCTTCAGATTCGACTCCACAAAGTTTCCAAAATTTTCCAGCAAATTCAGAGCAACCGGATTCTGTGCAGCATGGGATTATTGGAGCTGATCAGCAATATTTCAATCAACCGACAGCTTCAGAATTTGATCAATTTGATGGAGCAGATTTCGGCTTGACATTTACtccaacatcatcttcaaaaacaaCACAGAATCTGGACAATTCAACACAAAATCTGGAAAAAAATCTGAACCAGCAAGGAGGTGAGTCTTCCATTCCGTTACCTTTCCCTCAAAGAAGTGTACAACCAAGAAGAGAAATGGAGGAAGAAAAGGCTAGGGAATATCAAGAACTGGTGAAATTATTCAGCAAGGTTGAAGTAAATGTGCCTTTGCTTACCATGATCAAACAAGTTCCTAAATATGCCAAATTCCTTAAGGATCTTTGTGTGCACAAAAAGAAATTGAAGGGAAATGAATTGATAAGTATGGGGAAAAATGTCTCAGCATTACTTCAGCCAGTTCCTCAGAAGTGTGAAGATCCAAGAGTTTTCACCGTGCCTTGTGTTATAGGAGATTGTATTTTTGAGGATGCAATGTTAGATCTTGGAGCTTCTATTAATGTGATGCCTAAGTCAGTTTTTCAGTCATTAAGAATTAGACCTCTACAGCCTATAGGTGTAGTGATTCAGTTAGCTAACCGAAGTCAAGCACACCCAGCTGGAGTGATAGAAGATGTATTGGTAAAAGTGAGGGAGTTAATTTTTCCTACAGATTTTTACATCTTAGATATGGAGGGTGATGTGCTTGCGAACCGTGCTCCGCTTATTCTTGGACGTCTATTCTTGAAGACTGCTAGAACCAAGATAGATGTACATGCAGGAACTCTTTCTATGGAGATAGGAGACACAGTGGTTCATTTCAGCATTTTTGAGGCTATGAAACATCCTAGAGAggatcattctatacttagcgtGGATATCTCAGAGGAGTTGGATGGCATGGATTTCTTGTCAGATATTGATTCAGATTTAGAGGTTTCTGATTTTGGTCAAGAGAATGAATTTGTTTCTTTATTGGAGGATATCTTAGATGTGGAAGAAGATGTTAACTCAAGAGaatgcgtaggggattgcttaggagaagcatTACCCCTAGGATCGCTCAAAGAGGAAGAGGTATGTGTAGGGGATTACTCAGCAGCACTACCCCTAGGATCACCTACTATTGACCAGACACAGGAGGAATTGAAGTCATTGCCTCAACATTTGAAATATGCGTATTTGGGAGAGAATCAACAACTACCTATCATCATAGCTCAAAATTTGGAGTCGGATCAGGAGGAACGATTGTTAGAGATTCTGAGACAGCATAGGAAGGCCATTGGATGGACACTGGCAGACATTCCTGGTATCAGTCCTTCTATTTGCATGCATATGATCTACTTGGAGGAGGATGTAAAGCCAGTGAGACAGCCACAGAGACGACTGAACCCTTTGATCTTGGACGTGGTAAAGAAGGAGGTGACTAGACTCTTACAAGCTGGCATTATTTATCCGATTTCTGACAGTAAATGGGTCAGTCCTATCCATGTGGTTCCGAAGAAGTCAGGAGTGACAGTGGTAGCCAATGAAGAGAATGAACTGGTGCCCATAAGAGTAAAGAATTCTTGGAGAGTATGTGTGGACTATAGGAAGCTGAACCAAGCAAGCTGAAAGGATCATTATCCACttccttttattgatcagatgttggagagGCTGGCAGGCAAATCACATTATTGTTTTCTTGATGGGTACACTGGTTATTTTCAGATTTGCATCGACCCAGAGGACTAGGAGAAGACTACCTTCACCTTCCCTTTTGGTACATTCGCATATCGTAGGATGCCATTTGGACTGTGCAACGCTCCAGGTACTTTTCAACGATGcatggtgagtatttttggtgatttattagagcattgcatggaagtattcatggatgatttttctgtTTATGACTCTTCTTTTGATGCATATTTGGAAAGCTTGTCTCGAGTTTTGAGTAGATGTATCGACATggatttggttttaaattttgaaaagtgtcaCTTTATGGTAGAGAATGACATTGTTTTAGGTCATATAGTCTCTAGGAAAGGCATTGAAGTAGATCCTGCTAAATTTAGCGTTATATCTTCTTTAACTTACCCCGCATGCATGCGGGAGGTTCGAGTTTTTCTTGGTCATGCAGGATTCTACAGGAGATTTATTAAGGACTTCAGTAAGATTGCTCTGCCATTGTCTCAGCTACTTCAGAAGGATGTTATGTTTGATTTCGATCAGAGGTGTATAGAGGCGTTCGACAGATTGAAGGAGGCACTTACTTCAGCACCTATTATCAGACCCCCATATTGGTCCTTACCTTTTGAGTTGATGTGTGACACTTCAGATTATGCAGTGGGAGCTGTAATGGCACAAAGAGTGGATGGAGCACCACATGTTATTTGCTACGCTTCCAAGAATTTGGATTCAGCTCAAGCAAACTACACAACAacagaaaaagagcttctttctattgtttttgctttagataaatttagatcatatcttctttgttctcatgtgattattttttctgatcatgcagcttTGAAGTATCTCCTCAAGAAGCCTGATGCAAAGCCTAGATTAATCAGATGGATGCTTCTGCTTCAAGAATTCGACGTAGAGATACGTGATAGGAGCgggaaggagaacttggttgcAGATCACTTGAGCAGGATTGAAGGAGACTTGGATCATACGActattgatgatgatttcagGGATGAGCAGCTTCTACAGCTGCAGGGTGAGTCTCCATGGTATGCGGATCTAGTGAATTTCTTAGTTGCACATGTTTATCCCATACAATTTTCAAAAGCTCAAagagataaattaaaaagtgattcaaaattCTATGTTTGGGATGATCCTTATTTGTGGAAGTTTTATAGTGATCAGATcattaggagatgcatacctgactctgagtttcagtctgtacttactttttgtcattcttttgagtgtggaggacattttggaccacaaagaacTGCTAGGAAAGTATTAGAATGTGGTTTATATTGACCTACTCTTTTTCGTGATGCTTATGCTTTTTATagatcatgtgataggtgtcaacgaactgggaacataggacttataaatgaaatgcctcaacaattcatactattttgtgagatttttgatgtttggggtaTTGACTTTATGAGTCCATTTCCTGCCTCTTTCGGTTTTGCTTACATTTTATTGGtagttgattatgtttccaaatgggtggaggtcattCCCACTCAGACTGATGACTCCTCTGTTGTTGTTAGCTTTGTCAGGTCTCACATATTTTGCAGGTTTGGAGTACCCAGGGCGATCATAAGTAATCAAGGGTCTCATTTTTGTAACAGACACATGAAGGCTTTGCTATATAAGTATGGGGTTACACACAAAGTTTCTACATCCTATCACCCTCAAACAAATGGGCAAGCAGAAGTGTCTAACAGTGAGGTGAAATCAATTCTTGAAAAGATTGTGAGACCGGATAGAAAGGATTGGAGCAAAAGACTTGAAGATGCACTATGGGCTTATAGGACTGCTTTCAAGACCCCTATAAGAATGTCTCCATACAGGATTGTGTATAGAAAAGCTTGTCATTTACCCATGGAGATTGAGCATAGGGCATATTGGGCGGTTAAAGCATGCAATCTTGATAGTGGCACGGTTGGAGAAGAAAGGAAATTGCAACTTCAAGAACTTGAAGAGATTAGATTGGAAGCCTATGAGAACTCACGGATTTATAAAGAAAAGATCAAGAGATTTCATGACAAACAAATTGAGGTGAAAGACTTCCAAATTGGTGACAAAGTACTTCTATATCGATCTCGTCTCAAATTGATTAAaggtaagttgagatcaagatggGAAGGACCTTATTGTGTTACTAATATTTTCTTTTATGGAGTGGTTGAGATCCAGGATATGTCTACTGGCCGGATTTTCAAGGTGAATGGACATAGGCTTAAAAAGTTTCATGAAGGAGTTAAGGGCTTGGTGGTGGAGGAAATGGAACATATTGATGCTATCTACCCGAGCTAAAGGGGAGTTTCACTctatcttttgtttctttgtaaatgaATAAATTTTAGGTGCTAgtagttttcttatttgtttaggtAAAATTTCGATTTCATTTGGAATTTTCTtgctttaataaattttgagtCTCATTAGTAGTTTTTATTCTTGCATGGTTATGGTTTTGGGACTTTAGgttttatgttcatgatagttacCATTTCTTTGAGTTTGATAGTCTTTGTTTTAGGAATAAATGGTACTTCCTTCTTTTGacatttctttgtatcatttttaggAATTCGAAAAGGAATGTTAAATTAGATTATCAAGTTTAAAGACTTTATGGCATGATTGAACTCTAGGATAGCATGAGGTTGATACTAGTGATAGATTCTTgattgatgaaatgatatgatgaCTTGTATTTACCTAGTGAGGTTTAAGCCTTTTTGAGTGATACACTTGTAGCTTAtttcactctagaacttgctttaaaTCTATTTTGTACTACTATTCAGAATTAGGTCACATTTATGATGTTTACTCCATTATCATATCTTCCTCACCTATTGTTTGCTATTCTTcttgtcataaatcatcatatctTTGATCTTTTCTCATGTCTTATTTCTTTGGATGTGGTTATCTTGGATGATATGTGCTGATTTTATTTTGGTTAGGACAGGCAAAAGAATAAGTGTGGAGGAAGGTGTTTGGTTTTGAAATGGAGTTCTTTTGAAATTGAGTTCTTTTGTGTTGGAATCAGAAATGTATCAAGCTGAAAAGAGGAAGCACAGTGGAAGTTTGCTTAGTGTTTGTTCCAATTTTTGATACATTTGAATGCAAGATGAAGTATTGGATCAAATTGGAATTCCAGGAGCTGTGGAAATCTGCAGAAATTCAAGTGTAGTGCTAAAATGTTGTACCAGTTTGTATCAAAACTTAGAATGCAAGATTTAAATGAGTGGTAGCTTAGTTGAAATTGAAGAATATGTTTAAACAAATGGTAAGCAATTTTTTATGGCATCTGAAAAATAAGGAATGATAGTTTTAGAACTTATTCTGGACATAAAAGAATGCCGGAACAGTGAGCCTTAGTAGCTGCTGAAATTTGACCAGAAAGGGTTATAATTAGGATTCAATGGGTGGTTAATATTTCATCAATGGAGCACTTGAATGGAGTATCAATTAATTTGAGAAGTTGAAGGAAAAGGGCTACCTTAAACAATGAGGACAATGCTGGAATCAAAATAGAGTTTACATGATTTCAAGAGTGTGTGTATTAATTGTGTGCAACTCTTCGTATCAGACCTTGAAACCCTTGAGGAATTAATTGAACCTCTTGAATTTCCAGAAACAATTGTTGTTTATTTTCCTTTCCATTCTTTACAAATGGCTGGGCAGAATTATGGTATTGCAGTAACTTGTTGGAATTCTGGTATTGCAGTAACTTGCTGGAATTTTGAATTTTCAGTAACTTTAAGTGATGTTATTAGCTGAAACAAGATGGAAATCAAGCTATTATTTGATTAAGTGATTGAGAAGTCTTATGGAAATAATTGTCGAAGCTTGAATGAGAAAGCAGTAACATCATATGAAGATATCAAGAGTTTAAGCCTGAAGTTCAGAATTCTGTGAGAAGTTGTGAAAGAGTTAAAAGCTTTGCAAATCCAGAAACTTTGGAATGAATGGAGTATCAAGATTTCAGAAAtttatggaggacttttccaagatagcctctccactaacagccctaacgaggaaggacaagaagtttgaatggtcagacaaatatgaacagagtttccaagagctaaagaagagactgaccagtgctcccatcctgatagttctagaaagtgacaagagttttgacatctacagtgatgcttccaagatgggcctaggagctgcactcatgcaagaaggaaaagttatagcttatgcttccagacaactcaaagaatatgagaagaactaccccactcatgatcttcagctggcagctgtggtctttgcactgaaactctggcgacactacttgtatggagtccagtgcagaatcttcacagaccatcagagtttaaagtatttcttcacccagaaagcattaaacatgagacagcgcaggtggctggagttggtcaaagactatgactgtgaaatcctctaccacccaggcaaaactaacaaagtggcagatgcactaagtagaaaatccagtgcatccctgatgtctttgtcatcattagccctaccactggagaaggagttatcagattttggaatggaaattatttatgtgcaactctctgcattgaccttagagtcaaccctgcttgaggatatacagagaaagcaaagtgaagatatagatatccaaaagatcaagcaaggggtacaaaaaggggaaaatttggagtttcgagtatcagacagtggaattctttatcaggggagccgcctttgtgtccccaatgatgaagaactgagaaagaaaattttagaagaagctcatagtacaccttactccatgcatcctggttccaccaagatgtatcaggatgtgaaacagagattctggtggtctggactcaaaagagatgttacaaaatatgtcagtacctgcctgacatgtcagagggtcaaagaagagcaccagagaccaggaggagttttacaacctctcccaataccagaatggaagtggaaagacatatccatggactttataacaggttttccaagaatcacgaacggatatgatgcaatatgggtaatagtggacagattgaccaagtctgcccattttctagccatcaaggtgtcccattctatagagcagttgacacaactgtatgttaaggaagtgatcagacttcatggaattCCAAAATCTATtatgtctgatagagatgggcgcttcacctctcacttttgggagtgtgttcagaatgcactaggcaccaaactcaagttcagcacagccttccatcctcagactaatggacagacagagcgagtaaatcagattttagaagatatgctcagagcttgtgcgctagatttcaagggaagttggtgcaagtatctgtgcttagctgagtttgcctacaataatagctatcaggccactatcaagatgccaccatacgaggcactgtatggccgaaagtgtagatcacctatatgctggttggaggctggagaaagaaaagagatggaatcagaattGGGCAAGCAAaccgagatgatagaagaaaccactcaggctatccagaagatcagacagaggattgagactgctcAGAGTAggtagaaaagttatgctgacacatgccgtaggccacttgaattccaagtaggagattcagtctttctcaaggttgctccgatgaagggagtgatgagatttggcaagaagggcaagttaagtccccgctacataggaccctacctgatcacagaaaggattgggaaagtagcatacAAACTGGATttacctcaagacatgtcagcaatacataatgtatttcatgtctccatgctaaagaagtgtctccacgaccctagccaagtgattcagcctcagtcagtgcagatccaggaggatcttagctatgagagaagacctacacagatagtagacagagaagttaagagactaaggaacaaagaagtgctgctagtgaaggtcatctggtagaatcagaagcacgagtaAGTTACGTGGGAGCGTGAGGaaagcatgagacagaaatatccagaattattctaagttcgaggacgaactttttataaggtatggggaattgtaacaacccaaatttcctcatttcgagtcctaatagtaattaaaaaatatttagaaatgccttagaaatattctagggatttttagaaatttttggagtatttttatgtaatttttggagttcg from Zingiber officinale cultivar Zhangliang chromosome 4B, Zo_v1.1, whole genome shotgun sequence includes:
- the LOC121978178 gene encoding uncharacterized protein LOC121978178; translated protein: MDDFSVYDSSFDAYLESLSRVLSRCIDMDLVLNFEKCHFMVENDIVLGHIVSRKGIEVDPAKFSVISSLTYPACMREVRVFLGHAGFYRRFIKDFSKIALPLSQLLQKDVMFDFDQRCIEAFDRLKEALTSAPIIRPPYWSLPFELMCDTSDYAVGAVMAQRVDGAPHVICYASKNLDSAQANYTTTEKELLSIYLLKKPDAKPRLIRWMLLLQEFDVEIRDRSGKENLVADHLSRIEGDLDHTTIDDDFRDEQLLQLQVDYVSKWVEVIPTQTDDSSVVVSFVRSHIFCRFGVPRAIISNQGSHFCNRHMKALLYKYGVTHKVSTSYHPQTNGQAEVSNSEVKSILEKIVRPDRKDWSKRLEDALWAYRTAFKTPIRMSPYRIVYRKACHLPMEIEHRAYWAVKACNLDSGTVGEERKLQLQELEEIRLEAYENSRIYKEKIKRFHDKQIEVKDFQIGDKVLLYRSRLKLIKGKLRSRWEGPYCVTNIFFYGVVEIQDMSTGRIFKVNGHRLKKFHEGVKGLVVEEMEHIDAIYPS